The Mycolicibacterium doricum genome includes a region encoding these proteins:
- a CDS encoding cupin domain-containing protein, translating to MLSRCIATDPHRFAAEYWGRRPLLSRCGALPRDFGDLLSSDMVDELIAERGVRAPFIRLAKEGDVLAKDCYLGPAGFGAEMPDQVDSAKVLTQFAAGATIVLQGLHRLWPPVTGFVRHLVDDLGHPVQANAYITPPSNRGFDPHYDVHDVFVLQTAGQKRWVVHEPVHPHPLPSQPWTQHRDAVVERATGDPMIDTVLSAGDALYLPRGWVHSAQALDVTSIHLTVGVSPVTGVDVARAVVDALAGDPAFRASLPMGGDPGDRDDVITTVTKVMAHMVERMRDDSTALSGAAADRLTRKHTERTRPVAVRPLATLDAATHADTTRVRWRHGLIASVHITGDRIMLRLPDRTISFPSSCAQAVLALCRGSVADAGNLPGLDRSDGAVLIRRLLREAVVTPVPTTA from the coding sequence ATGCTGAGCCGCTGCATCGCCACCGACCCGCACAGGTTCGCCGCCGAATACTGGGGTCGCCGGCCGCTGCTCAGCCGTTGCGGAGCGCTGCCCCGCGACTTCGGCGATCTGCTCTCGTCCGACATGGTCGACGAGTTGATCGCCGAGCGCGGGGTTCGCGCACCGTTCATCCGGCTCGCCAAAGAGGGTGACGTCCTCGCCAAGGACTGCTACCTCGGACCTGCCGGATTCGGCGCGGAGATGCCCGACCAGGTGGACTCGGCCAAGGTGCTGACCCAGTTCGCCGCGGGCGCCACCATCGTCCTGCAGGGCCTGCACCGCCTTTGGCCCCCGGTGACCGGCTTCGTCCGCCACCTCGTCGACGACCTCGGCCACCCAGTGCAGGCCAACGCCTACATCACGCCCCCGAGCAACCGGGGCTTCGACCCCCACTACGACGTTCACGACGTCTTCGTGCTGCAGACCGCAGGCCAGAAGCGCTGGGTGGTCCACGAACCCGTCCATCCGCACCCGCTGCCGTCGCAGCCGTGGACGCAGCACCGTGACGCGGTCGTCGAGCGTGCCACCGGCGACCCGATGATCGACACCGTGCTGTCCGCGGGTGACGCGCTGTATCTCCCGCGAGGCTGGGTGCATTCGGCCCAGGCCCTGGACGTGACGTCGATCCACCTCACCGTCGGCGTTTCGCCGGTGACTGGTGTGGACGTCGCCCGGGCCGTGGTCGACGCATTGGCGGGTGACCCGGCGTTCCGGGCGTCGCTGCCCATGGGCGGTGATCCCGGTGACAGGGACGACGTCATCACGACGGTGACCAAGGTGATGGCACACATGGTCGAGAGGATGCGCGACGACTCCACCGCCCTCAGCGGTGCGGCCGCGGATCGGCTGACGCGCAAACACACCGAGCGGACGCGTCCGGTCGCCGTCCGCCCGTTGGCGACACTGGACGCGGCGACGCATGCCGACACCACGCGGGTGCGGTGGCGCCACGGGCTGATCGCGTCGGTGCACATCACCGGTGACCGCATCATGCTGCGGCTACCTGACCGAACCATCTCCTTTCCCAGCTCCTGTGCGCAGGCGGTGCTGGCGCTGTGTCGCGGATCGGTCGCCGACGCCGGCAACCTGCCCGGACTGGACCGGTCCGACGGGGCGGTGCTCATCCGTAGATTGCTGAGGGAAGCGGTCGTGACGCCGGTGCCGACCACCGCATGA
- a CDS encoding sucrase ferredoxin, which translates to MTPRRHTPCSDQSLRRGDPMYGTASAGSEWVLLELAGGWGPSAFMQSPAVVDPQLGRAIVRRVEGAKMRIAAIRRHGRRSTTPRWRWFVARAGIGSEALYCGEVDSPNDYLDLALDGSDGTPTSDPVVAVCAHGKHDQCCAVRGRGAIASIADAYPELAWECSHLGGDRFAATMLILPEGLCYGRVDSTDAVELVGLYLDGRLDNRYLRGRTSLPHAVQAAQHFARDKYGDDRIASLSPLTVEHTGHHHRVVLDGDSGPVEITLEEDWSEPLLSQCHAKVPGRVKIYHLVSMAPA; encoded by the coding sequence ATGACGCCACGGAGGCACACACCGTGCAGTGACCAATCCCTGCGCCGTGGCGACCCGATGTACGGCACCGCATCGGCCGGATCGGAGTGGGTGCTGCTCGAATTGGCCGGTGGATGGGGGCCTTCGGCGTTCATGCAATCTCCTGCGGTGGTCGATCCGCAACTCGGGCGCGCGATCGTGCGCCGCGTCGAGGGCGCCAAGATGCGCATCGCGGCCATCCGCCGCCACGGCCGTCGGTCCACCACTCCACGGTGGCGGTGGTTCGTGGCCCGGGCCGGGATCGGCAGCGAGGCGTTGTACTGCGGCGAGGTCGACAGCCCGAACGACTACCTCGACCTCGCACTGGACGGCTCCGACGGCACCCCGACCAGCGATCCGGTGGTCGCCGTGTGCGCGCACGGCAAGCACGACCAGTGCTGCGCGGTCCGCGGCCGCGGCGCGATCGCGTCGATCGCCGATGCGTACCCCGAACTAGCCTGGGAGTGCTCGCATCTGGGTGGTGACCGGTTCGCGGCGACGATGCTGATCCTGCCGGAAGGGCTGTGCTACGGGCGGGTCGACTCCACCGATGCGGTGGAACTCGTCGGGCTGTATCTCGACGGCCGGCTGGACAACCGGTACCTTCGCGGCCGCACCTCGCTGCCACATGCGGTGCAGGCGGCGCAGCACTTCGCCCGAGACAAGTACGGTGACGATCGCATCGCAAGCCTGTCACCGCTCACGGTCGAGCACACCGGGCACCATCACCGCGTGGTCCTCGACGGTGACTCCGGCCCGGTCGAGATCACCCTCGAGGAGGACTGGTCGGAGCCCCTGCTGTCGCAGTGTCACGCGAAAGTGCCCGGGCGTGTGAAGATCTACCACCTGGTGTCGATGGCGCCGGCGTGA
- a CDS encoding SH3-like domain-containing protein, with product MSTAAERAAQLDLVARLKSAYPELPDAPTPDLLDHGRITAYLKPVHDVGGEPDAPMKYENKQYERWEEATYVICEVLAWRGIWLSEERRRIGNVDVGRAQYLGLPYYGRWLLAVARVLVEKHHIGLTELTERMVEVKARYAGGLAGRKADAQPKFAGDGSQVQRNEHHRHAVGKGDPQVYGGLAGQPKFAVGDAVRVRELPVLFYTRTPEYTRGATGVIATVAYESPAAEDETWDRADATPEWFYVVRFNQSQLWHGYTGTATDTLQTELPERWLEAAS from the coding sequence ATGAGTACTGCAGCAGAGCGCGCAGCACAGTTAGACCTCGTCGCCCGACTCAAGTCGGCGTATCCGGAACTCCCGGACGCACCGACACCCGATCTGCTCGACCACGGCCGGATCACGGCGTATCTGAAACCCGTGCACGACGTCGGCGGTGAGCCGGACGCGCCGATGAAGTACGAGAACAAGCAGTACGAACGGTGGGAGGAAGCCACCTACGTCATCTGTGAAGTCCTCGCCTGGCGGGGGATCTGGCTGTCCGAGGAGCGACGCCGCATCGGCAACGTCGACGTCGGCCGGGCGCAGTACCTGGGCTTGCCCTACTACGGTCGCTGGCTGCTCGCTGTCGCGCGCGTGCTCGTGGAGAAACACCACATCGGCCTCACCGAACTGACCGAGCGGATGGTCGAGGTGAAGGCGCGCTACGCCGGCGGGCTCGCCGGCCGCAAAGCCGATGCGCAACCGAAGTTCGCAGGCGACGGTTCACAGGTGCAGCGCAACGAGCACCACCGTCACGCGGTCGGGAAGGGCGATCCACAGGTGTACGGCGGGCTGGCCGGTCAGCCCAAGTTCGCGGTCGGCGACGCGGTGCGGGTGCGGGAGCTGCCCGTGCTGTTCTACACCCGCACCCCCGAGTACACACGCGGTGCTACCGGCGTGATCGCGACGGTCGCCTACGAGAGCCCGGCCGCCGAGGACGAGACATGGGACCGCGCCGACGCCACGCCGGAGTGGTTCTACGTCGTCCGGTTCAACCAGTCGCAGCTCTGGCACGGCTACACCGGCACCGCCACCGACACTCTGCAGACCGAACTGCCCGAGCGCTGGCTCGAAGCGGCGAGCTGA
- the scnC gene encoding thiocyanate hydrolase subunit gamma, giving the protein MVDEITDFEVLEIALRELCIEKGIFTAEEHRHFTEFAEQIGPTPAARLVARAWLDPGFKELALREPMTASKEVGVDWMEPTGFGTPSDFTAFQILADTPTLHHVIVCALCSCYPRPILGNSPEWYRTPNYRRRLVRWPRQVLAEFGLYLPDDVDVLVQDSNQKHRFMVMPMRPEGTDGWTEEQLAEIVTRDALIGVALPKPGVTTNVIVATRPAVHPID; this is encoded by the coding sequence ATGGTCGACGAGATCACCGATTTCGAAGTTCTCGAGATCGCACTGCGCGAACTGTGCATCGAGAAGGGGATCTTCACCGCCGAGGAGCATCGGCACTTCACCGAGTTCGCCGAACAGATCGGCCCCACCCCCGCGGCGCGTCTGGTCGCGCGGGCGTGGCTCGACCCCGGCTTCAAAGAGCTGGCGCTGCGTGAACCGATGACCGCCAGCAAGGAGGTCGGCGTCGATTGGATGGAACCGACCGGATTCGGAACGCCCAGCGATTTCACCGCGTTCCAGATCCTCGCTGACACACCGACTCTGCACCATGTGATCGTGTGCGCGCTGTGCTCCTGCTACCCGCGGCCCATCCTCGGCAACTCACCGGAGTGGTACCGCACCCCCAACTACCGCAGGCGGCTGGTTCGCTGGCCGCGGCAGGTGCTGGCCGAGTTCGGGCTCTACCTTCCCGACGACGTCGACGTCCTGGTCCAGGACTCCAACCAGAAGCACCGGTTCATGGTGATGCCCATGCGTCCCGAGGGCACCGACGGCTGGACCGAGGAACAGCTCGCAGAGATCGTCACGCGCGACGCCCTCATCGGCGTCGCACTCCCCAAACCGGGCGTCACCACCAACGTCATCGTCGCCACCCGGCCGGCTGTCCATCCGATCGACTGA
- a CDS encoding thiocyanate hydrolase, with translation MSAPEPIETLARIVDRGQVWSRMAVKYGVENPVPPWKTSLDGLCDALDHGVCGDAGIPTFKQRRDEEDELSSTVYADLPFPESQLVALAHSLLVRGVIDEAELQERLAAVRARLEAT, from the coding sequence ATGAGTGCACCCGAACCGATCGAAACGCTCGCCCGCATCGTCGACCGCGGTCAGGTGTGGTCTCGGATGGCCGTCAAGTACGGCGTCGAGAACCCGGTGCCGCCGTGGAAGACCAGCCTCGACGGGCTCTGCGACGCGCTCGACCACGGCGTCTGCGGAGACGCCGGCATCCCGACGTTCAAGCAGCGCCGCGACGAGGAGGACGAACTGTCTTCGACCGTCTACGCCGACCTTCCCTTTCCCGAGAGCCAACTCGTTGCGCTGGCCCACTCACTGCTGGTCCGGGGTGTCATCGACGAGGCCGAATTGCAGGAGCGACTGGCCGCCGTGCGCGCCCGCCTGGAAGCCACCTGA
- a CDS encoding DEAD/DEAH box helicase, giving the protein MTTPLLGDPGDLSPLRARGSDPDELFASFAAWAEGNGTTLYPAQEEALIELVSGANVILATPTGSGKSLVATGAQYAALARSSAGHGRSYYTAPIKALVSEKFFALCGLFGAENVGMLTGDAAVNAAAPIIACTAEVLANIALREGADADIGLVVMDEFHFYGDPDRGWAWQVPLLELPRAQFLLMSATLGDVTFLREDLTRRTGRPTALVANAERPVPLFYSYATTPMHETISDLLGTKQAPIYVVHFTQASALERAQALMSINVCTKAEKAAIADLIGAFRFSSAFGSTLSRLVRHGIGVHHAGMLPKYRRLVEQLAQAGLLKVICGTDTLGVGINVPIRTVVFSALSKYDGTRTRLLNAREFHQIAGRAGRAGYDTAGTVVVQAPDHEVENLKQFAKVADDPKKRRKLVRRKVPEGMVPWSESTMTRLVDAVPEALHSNMRVSTAMILDVVARTGTSEATGDRSGDPFETMRRLLTDNHEPRKRQLQLIREAVGIARSLLQAGIIERVDTPDGRRYRLTVDLPRDFALNQPLSTFALAAIDVLDATSESYALDVVSVIEATLEDPRQILAAQLKKARGEAVAAMKAEGIEYDERIELLDDVSYPKPLAELLEHTYEVYLQSNPWAADGQLSPKSVVREMWERAFTFREYVSVYGLTRSEGAVLRYLSDAFKALRSGVPAAARTDAVSDIVEWLGELVRQVDSSLLDEWEQLTGPDQRLDAPVAVPARPRPLTGNERAFTAMVRNALFRRVELFARRDWTGLGELDGDSGWTSQRWAQVGDEYFAEHDDVGTGADARGPALLIFDRQPGVWRVRQILDDPAGDHDWGFDVEVDLEASDEEGAAVLRLVDAGRLD; this is encoded by the coding sequence ATGACGACCCCACTGCTCGGCGACCCGGGCGACCTCTCCCCCTTGCGTGCGCGGGGCTCCGACCCCGATGAGCTCTTCGCCTCGTTCGCCGCGTGGGCCGAGGGAAACGGGACGACGCTGTACCCGGCGCAGGAGGAGGCGCTGATCGAACTGGTCAGCGGCGCCAACGTCATTCTCGCCACCCCGACGGGTTCCGGGAAGTCGCTCGTCGCCACCGGGGCGCAGTACGCAGCGCTTGCTCGTTCTTCGGCGGGGCATGGCCGCAGCTACTACACTGCGCCGATCAAAGCGCTGGTCAGTGAGAAGTTCTTCGCGCTGTGTGGGCTGTTCGGCGCGGAGAACGTCGGCATGCTCACCGGCGATGCGGCGGTCAACGCCGCGGCGCCGATCATCGCCTGCACCGCCGAAGTGCTGGCCAACATCGCGCTGCGCGAGGGAGCCGACGCCGATATCGGGCTGGTCGTGATGGACGAGTTTCACTTCTACGGCGACCCCGACCGCGGCTGGGCCTGGCAGGTGCCGCTGCTGGAACTGCCACGCGCACAGTTCCTGTTGATGTCGGCCACCCTTGGTGACGTCACATTCCTGCGCGAGGACCTCACCCGCCGTACCGGCAGGCCGACCGCGCTGGTGGCCAACGCCGAACGACCGGTCCCGCTGTTCTACTCGTACGCCACCACCCCGATGCACGAGACGATCTCCGACCTGCTCGGCACCAAGCAGGCGCCGATCTACGTCGTCCACTTCACCCAGGCCTCTGCCCTCGAGCGGGCGCAGGCACTGATGAGCATCAACGTGTGCACCAAGGCGGAGAAGGCCGCGATCGCCGACCTCATCGGCGCGTTCCGTTTCTCCTCGGCGTTCGGCAGCACGCTGTCGCGGTTGGTGCGCCACGGGATCGGCGTGCATCACGCCGGGATGCTGCCCAAGTACCGGCGCCTCGTCGAACAACTCGCCCAGGCCGGTCTGCTCAAGGTCATCTGCGGCACCGACACCCTGGGTGTCGGCATCAACGTGCCGATACGCACTGTGGTGTTCTCGGCTCTGTCGAAGTACGACGGCACGCGCACCCGTCTGCTCAACGCGCGCGAGTTCCACCAGATCGCCGGTCGGGCCGGGCGCGCCGGATACGACACCGCCGGCACCGTCGTGGTCCAGGCGCCCGACCACGAGGTCGAGAACCTCAAACAGTTCGCGAAGGTCGCCGACGATCCGAAGAAGCGGCGGAAGTTGGTGCGTCGCAAGGTGCCCGAGGGCATGGTGCCGTGGAGCGAGTCGACCATGACCCGTCTGGTGGACGCCGTCCCGGAGGCTCTGCACAGCAACATGCGGGTGTCGACGGCGATGATCCTCGACGTCGTCGCGCGGACCGGAACGAGCGAAGCGACCGGAGATCGATCAGGCGATCCCTTCGAGACGATGCGGCGCCTGCTCACCGACAATCACGAACCACGCAAACGGCAACTGCAGCTCATCCGTGAGGCGGTCGGCATCGCGCGCTCGCTGCTGCAGGCCGGCATCATCGAACGCGTCGACACCCCCGACGGCAGGCGATATCGGCTGACCGTCGACCTGCCACGGGATTTCGCGCTCAACCAGCCGCTGTCCACGTTCGCGCTGGCTGCCATCGACGTGCTCGACGCGACCTCGGAAAGCTATGCCCTCGACGTGGTTTCAGTGATCGAGGCGACGCTCGAGGATCCCCGCCAGATTTTGGCCGCCCAGTTGAAGAAGGCCAGGGGTGAGGCGGTCGCCGCGATGAAGGCCGAGGGTATCGAGTACGACGAGCGGATCGAACTGCTCGATGACGTCAGCTATCCCAAACCGCTAGCCGAACTGCTCGAGCACACCTACGAGGTGTACCTGCAGAGCAACCCGTGGGCTGCGGACGGCCAGTTGTCGCCGAAGTCGGTGGTGCGCGAAATGTGGGAGCGGGCGTTCACCTTCCGCGAGTACGTCAGCGTCTACGGGTTGACCCGTTCGGAGGGGGCGGTGCTGCGCTACCTGTCCGACGCCTTCAAGGCGCTGCGCTCCGGGGTGCCCGCCGCGGCGCGGACCGATGCGGTCAGCGATATCGTGGAGTGGCTCGGTGAGCTTGTGCGCCAGGTGGACTCGAGCCTGCTCGATGAATGGGAACAGCTCACCGGTCCCGATCAGCGCCTGGATGCGCCGGTCGCAGTGCCGGCCCGTCCGCGGCCGCTGACCGGAAACGAGCGGGCGTTCACCGCGATGGTCCGCAATGCGCTGTTCCGCCGGGTCGAGTTGTTCGCTCGGCGGGACTGGACCGGACTCGGTGAGTTGGACGGTGACTCAGGCTGGACATCGCAGCGCTGGGCGCAGGTCGGTGACGAGTATTTCGCCGAGCACGACGACGTGGGCACCGGCGCCGACGCCCGCGGCCCCGCGCTGCTGATCTTCGACCGGCAGCCCGGGGTGTGGCGGGTGCGGCAGATCCTCGACGACCCGGCGGGCGACCATGACTGGGGTTTCGACGTGGAGGTGGATCTCGAGGCATCCGACGAGGAGGGGGCTGCGGTGCTGCGTCTCGTCGACGCGGGCCGGTTGGACTGA
- a CDS encoding DUF2267 domain-containing protein, whose amino-acid sequence MKAHEFLAAVRDRGNYKDQAEAQRVTAAVLGILGERLAGGEPTDLASQLPQGIGELVAKAQDGAASFGVEEFLRRVAAAVDGSPETAQWDASAVLCTVTEAVTGGQLNQILTQLQPAYATLFGKPELS is encoded by the coding sequence ATGAAGGCCCACGAGTTCTTGGCTGCGGTACGCGACCGCGGAAACTACAAGGATCAAGCTGAAGCCCAGCGGGTCACCGCCGCAGTGTTGGGCATCCTCGGAGAGCGCCTCGCGGGGGGCGAGCCCACTGATCTCGCGTCTCAACTTCCCCAGGGTATCGGCGAGCTGGTCGCCAAAGCACAAGACGGCGCGGCGTCGTTCGGTGTCGAGGAGTTCCTTCGCCGGGTCGCAGCCGCTGTAGATGGCTCTCCCGAAACAGCCCAATGGGACGCAAGTGCGGTGTTATGCACCGTCACCGAGGCGGTCACCGGCGGACAGTTGAACCAAATACTCACCCAACTTCAACCGGCGTACGCGACGCTGTTCGGCAAACCCGAACTGTCCTGA
- a CDS encoding serine hydrolase has translation MRRRLPKWTIRVLAITGAALLVTGCEAQVRGAPPATESAPLATVQAPPAQPAEPMDGFAGLDVRVRQATADAAASGAEIETAVLDRNTGATVSGGGNNPFPIASVVKLFIADDLLLQESEGKMALSAADRKSLDAMLRSSDDSAAQMFWDRSGGNAVIARVKARYGLAGTTAPYNGHWDVTQSTAGDLVRYYDMLLDGAGGLPPEQGDTIIGNLAQSTPTGTDGYPQRFGIPEGLYAEPVAVKQGWFCCWNGGNQLHVSTGTFGPERRYVMAIASLDPTGEAAARENITRAVKTMFPGGKV, from the coding sequence ATGCGTCGGCGGCTGCCGAAATGGACGATCAGGGTACTGGCGATCACGGGCGCGGCCCTGCTCGTCACCGGCTGCGAGGCACAGGTCCGGGGTGCGCCGCCGGCAACCGAAAGCGCCCCGCTCGCAACAGTCCAAGCCCCACCCGCCCAGCCGGCGGAGCCAATGGACGGATTCGCCGGACTCGACGTCCGCGTCCGTCAAGCCACCGCGGACGCGGCCGCCTCCGGAGCCGAAATCGAGACCGCCGTGTTGGACCGCAACACTGGCGCCACCGTCTCCGGCGGGGGCAACAACCCCTTCCCGATCGCGTCCGTGGTGAAGTTGTTCATCGCCGACGACCTGCTGCTGCAGGAATCGGAGGGCAAGATGGCCTTGTCCGCTGCCGACCGCAAGTCCCTCGACGCCATGCTGCGGTCCTCCGACGATAGCGCCGCCCAGATGTTCTGGGACCGCAGCGGCGGGAATGCCGTCATCGCTCGCGTGAAGGCGCGGTACGGGTTGGCCGGCACGACGGCGCCCTACAACGGACACTGGGACGTCACGCAGAGCACCGCAGGCGATCTCGTCCGCTACTACGACATGCTCTTGGACGGCGCCGGGGGACTACCACCCGAACAGGGCGACACCATCATCGGCAATCTCGCGCAATCGACGCCCACGGGAACCGACGGGTACCCACAGCGGTTCGGTATCCCCGAGGGGCTCTACGCCGAGCCGGTCGCGGTCAAGCAGGGATGGTTCTGCTGCTGGAACGGCGGCAATCAACTGCACGTGTCAACCGGTACTTTCGGACCCGAACGCCGCTACGTGATGGCGATCGCCTCCCTTGACCCCACCGGCGAAGCGGCTGCCCGAGAAAACATCACCCGGGCCGTCAAGACGATGTTTCCGGGCGGCAAGGTCTGA
- a CDS encoding coiled-coil domain-containing protein: MTWARRSLRRTVCGLVSAAVVVATSMASGHADPATDALSRLNELSQQAVQSRQAVTAAQREADARSAQQAAAVDRHRADLAAVELANTRLQPYQAAVDRVAAMNYMSGSDGQFAAVLTAGSPQQLIDQLSAQRTVGAGIADQMKDFRSARERAAATAQASEKSAADAGAAAESAAAVRAELQAKLSELLRQIAAAEAQYTALTPQQRAIVDNAPLPGVPPGDVAPPSAAAIPEIPEALPVGVAFEAGLQPNTIVAARAVSRQFPQIAEIDGVRPDTKPWHPSGLAIDIVIPNPGSPEGIALGDQILAFAMSNASRFGLQDVIWRGTYYTPAGPQASGYGHYDHVHITVTPRR, translated from the coding sequence GTGACCTGGGCGCGCCGCTCACTTCGGCGGACGGTGTGCGGTCTTGTGTCCGCGGCCGTGGTGGTGGCCACGTCGATGGCTAGCGGCCATGCGGACCCGGCGACGGACGCGTTGTCCAGGCTCAACGAATTGTCCCAGCAGGCCGTGCAGAGTCGTCAGGCCGTCACGGCTGCCCAACGCGAGGCCGACGCCAGATCTGCTCAGCAGGCGGCGGCCGTTGACCGGCACCGCGCCGACCTGGCCGCCGTGGAGCTCGCGAACACCCGTCTCCAGCCGTATCAGGCCGCTGTCGACCGGGTGGCGGCGATGAACTACATGAGTGGGAGCGACGGTCAGTTCGCGGCGGTGCTGACCGCCGGCTCCCCGCAGCAGCTGATCGATCAACTGTCGGCACAACGGACAGTGGGCGCTGGCATCGCCGACCAGATGAAGGACTTTCGATCGGCCCGTGAGCGTGCGGCCGCCACCGCTCAAGCGTCGGAGAAATCGGCCGCCGACGCCGGCGCCGCGGCCGAGTCAGCCGCCGCAGTGCGTGCAGAACTGCAGGCCAAACTCAGCGAACTGCTGCGCCAGATCGCTGCCGCGGAGGCGCAGTACACCGCACTGACACCGCAACAGCGAGCGATCGTCGACAACGCACCTCTGCCGGGCGTGCCGCCCGGCGACGTCGCTCCGCCGTCCGCAGCCGCCATCCCCGAAATCCCGGAGGCGTTGCCTGTCGGGGTGGCGTTCGAGGCCGGATTGCAGCCGAACACCATCGTGGCCGCCAGGGCCGTCAGCCGCCAGTTCCCGCAGATCGCCGAAATCGACGGGGTCCGGCCGGACACGAAGCCGTGGCATCCGAGCGGCTTGGCGATCGACATCGTGATTCCCAACCCCGGAAGTCCCGAGGGCATCGCGCTCGGCGACCAGATTCTCGCGTTCGCGATGAGCAATGCCAGCCGATTCGGGTTGCAGGACGTGATCTGGCGCGGCACCTACTACACGCCGGCCGGTCCCCAGGCATCGGGTTACGGCCACTACGACCACGTGCACATCACCGTGACGCCACGCCGCTGA
- a CDS encoding cellulase family glycosylhydrolase, with product MHIDEHTRRARKEPSAPARPTHCTQTARAAHRIGCGVGANFITSNAVNQLEMFQAATFDRRRIDIELMLARRIGLNTVRVFLHDQLWAQDRNGFLRRLAQFVAIAARHGIRPLFVLFDSCWDPLPKLGRQRPPRPGVHNSGWVQSPGAQYIGDPGYRRVLRDYVTGVLTQFRDDERVLGWDLWNEPDNPANQYREVERKDKIERVAELLPQVFGWARDVDPAQPLTSGVWDGKWADPARRSAIVRTQLDNSDIITFHNYSDADEFDARIAELRPLGRPIVCTEYLAREFGNTVEGILTLAKRRNVGAYNWGLVVGKTQTHLPWDSWDKPYTSPPEVWFHELLRPDGQPYRDSEVRTIRWLTGRLGPP from the coding sequence CTGCACATTGACGAGCACACCCGACGTGCCCGGAAAGAACCATCGGCGCCCGCTCGCCCGACGCACTGCACTCAAACTGCCCGCGCTGCTCACCGCATCGGCTGCGGCGTCGGCGCGAACTTCATCACCTCGAACGCCGTCAACCAACTAGAGATGTTCCAGGCCGCGACGTTCGATCGGCGGCGCATCGACATCGAGCTGATGCTGGCGCGCCGGATCGGGCTCAACACGGTGCGGGTGTTCCTGCACGATCAGCTGTGGGCGCAGGACCGTAACGGGTTCCTGCGTCGCCTCGCGCAGTTCGTCGCCATCGCGGCCCGGCACGGCATCCGGCCGCTGTTCGTGCTGTTCGACTCGTGCTGGGACCCGCTGCCCAAGCTCGGCCGTCAGCGCCCACCGCGGCCGGGTGTGCACAACTCCGGCTGGGTGCAGAGTCCGGGCGCCCAGTACATCGGAGACCCCGGTTATCGGCGCGTGCTGCGCGACTACGTCACCGGGGTGCTCACCCAATTCCGCGACGACGAGCGCGTCCTGGGCTGGGATCTGTGGAACGAGCCGGACAACCCGGCCAACCAGTACCGCGAGGTCGAACGCAAGGACAAGATCGAGCGGGTGGCCGAGCTGCTCCCGCAGGTGTTCGGCTGGGCCCGTGACGTCGACCCAGCGCAGCCGCTGACCAGTGGAGTGTGGGACGGAAAGTGGGCGGACCCCGCCCGCCGCAGCGCCATCGTGCGCACGCAACTCGACAACTCGGACATCATCACGTTCCACAACTACAGTGACGCCGACGAATTCGACGCGCGTATCGCCGAACTGCGCCCGCTCGGACGGCCCATCGTGTGCACTGAGTATCTGGCCCGCGAGTTCGGCAACACCGTCGAGGGAATCCTCACGCTGGCCAAGCGACGAAATGTGGGCGCCTACAACTGGGGGCTGGTGGTGGGCAAGACTCAGACCCACCTGCCGTGGGATTCATGGGACAAGCCGTACACCTCACCCCCGGAGGTCTGGTTCCACGAGTTGCTGCGCCCCGACGGGCAGCCGTACCGGGACAGCGAGGTCCGGACCATACGCTGGTTGACGGGCCGCCTCGGGCCCCCCTGA